In the genome of Amia ocellicauda isolate fAmiCal2 chromosome 3, fAmiCal2.hap1, whole genome shotgun sequence, one region contains:
- the LOC136731040 gene encoding inositol hexakisphosphate kinase 2 codes for MSPALEAMQVEQQQQQQRYPNKGVLLEPFVHQVGGHSCVLRFSEQTICKPLIPREHQFYKSLPAEMKKFTPQYKGVVSVSFEEDEEGNLCLIAYPLHSEPADLERNVDSSSDCEPKNKMIKWGNKKPPPLLLGNDNLSKDRARLLRQEDKHKSHNREEDLEWRPQSELLSFGLEKGNVAPQLKHNPWSIKCHQQQLQRMKENAKHRNQYKFILLENLTWHYAMPCVLDLKMGTRQHGDDATEEKKANQIRKCQQSTSAIIGVRVCGMQVYQSDSGQLLFMNKYHGRKLTLQGFKEALFQFFHDGRRLRRELLAPVLRRLRELQAVLEARESYRFYSSSLLIIYDGKPPRPSRPRHRGGEEGEEDELSEEEEEEGDEGQEEEEGEDSGDEGGRPGAFGFASAASGAGGGRGGTGGAGEGCPLVDVRMIDFAHTTCRHYGDASVVHEGQDSGYIFGLQNLIAIVKELEDDSGD; via the exons ATGAGTCCGGCTCTGGAAGCCATGCAggtggagcagcagcagcagcagcagcgctaCCCCAACAAAGGGGTCTTGCTTGAGCCCTTCGTGCACCAGGTGGGGGGGCACTCGTGCGTCCTGCGCTTCAGCGAACAGACCATCTGCAAGCCGCTCATCCCCCGCGAGCACCAGTTCTACAAGAGCCTGCCGGCCGAGatgaagaaattcactccacAGTACAAAG GCGTGGTGTCGGTGAGCTTCGAGGAAGACGAGGAGGGCAACCTGTGTCTCATCGCGTACCCCCTACACAGCGAGCCGGCCGACCTGGAGAGGAACGTCGACTCGTCATCCGACTGCGAGCCCAAGAACAAGATGATCAAGTGGGGCAATAAGAAGCCACCGCCGCTGCTGCTGGGCAATGACAACCTGAGCAAGGACCGCGCCCGGCTGCTGCGTCAGGAGGACAAGCAcaagag CCACAACCGTGAGGAGGACCTGGAGTGGCGTCCGCAGTCGGAGCTGCTGAGCTTCGGGCTGGAGAAGGGCAATGTGGCGCCACAGCTCAAGCACAACCCCTGGAGCATCAAGTGCCaccagcagcagctgcagaggATGAAGGAGAACGCCAAGCACCGCAACCAGTACA AGTTCATTCTGCTGGAGAACCTGACGTGGCACTACGCCATGCCCTGTGTGCTCGACCTGAAGATGGGCACACGGCAGCACGGCGACGACGCCACCGAGGAGAAGAAGGCCAACCAGATACGCAAATGTCAGCAGAGCACCTCCGCTATCATCGGGGTCCGGGTGTGCGGCATGCAG gtGTACCAGTCGGACTCGGGGCAGCTGCTGTTCATGAACAAGTACCACGGGCGCAAGCTGACACTGCAGGGCTTCAAGGAGGCGCTGTTCCAGTTCTTCCACGACGGCCGGCGGCTGCGGCGAGAGCTCCTGGCCCCGGTGCTGAGGCGGCTGCGGGAGCTGCAGGCCGTGCTGGAGGCGCGCGAGTCGTACCGCTTCTACTCCAGCTCTCTGCTCATCATCTATGACGGGAAGCCCCCCCGACCCAGCCGACCCCGACACCGCGGCGGAGAGGAGGGCGAGGAGGACGAGCtgtcggaggaggaggaggaggagggagatgaggggcaggaggaggaggaaggggaggaCAGCGGGGACGAGGGCGGCCGCCCAGGGGCGTTCGGGTTCGCCTCGGCCGCCAGCGGGGCGGGAGGGGGCCGCGGAGGGACGGGAGGGGCGGGCGAGGGCTGCCCCCTGGTGGACGTGCGCATGATCGACTTCGCTCACACCACCTGCAGACACTACGGGGACGCCAGCGTGGTGCACGAGGGCCAGGACAGCGGCTACATCTTCGGCCTGCAGAACCTCATCGCCATCGTCAAGGAGCTGGAGGACGACAGCGGGGACTAG